ACATTCTACACTGTTCTACAAATGCTATTTttgaaacaaatataaaaaacatgaataagTGCATAGATGGTTAAAACATAGCAAAGTAAAATACACTATTACGTATAATATGCCAATTTCCTAATTTCATACATGTGGTCTGAATCTATTAAACTTGTAGCTGTGAGAGATGTATGAATTTAATCATATATTGAATCCTCACTGATGTTTGATGTGTCAGACTGTTTTTAGAGACACAGAGTGTCTCTAGGCTGCCCAACATGGGAGCATTACCCAATCAATGCACCGAGGTTAAACCAGCCCTCACCACACGCTCAGGGCGACCTCCGACATTGCAGCGTGAACCACCTGCTCTGCATTGACCAAACTTCCAAGCTGGATTTCAACATCAAACCACCTGTGTCCTGCCGGACGGTGAGGTCCTTTGGCAGAGAGCACTgctacatatatatttgtatttcagAGTGACATGTTCATGGGAGTCAGAtattattttgttgtgtttatttaattGATTGCTGTCTTTTTGTTTCTTAACTAGATTTTCGTTCTATAATTGTCTAATGGGAATCAAACAAACTCAACTAGATGCAATTCAGTGATCAGCACTTGAAAGGGTTAAGAAtcgcaggcccccccccccccacacgtacacacacactcacagaggcAAACCCACACATGTGACAAGTGACAGGCGTCGAGGAAGTGGATGTATGAAATCGTATGACACCTCACTGGCGGGCCACAGAGTCCCTCTCCAGCACCACCATGATAAACACCTACCAGACAAGCGCGTTTCCACCCCAGCCACCGCCGCGGCACACCAGCCTGCCAGCCGAACACCTGGCACCCAGACGGGGCCCCACCAGGGCTGTGGTCCGGGTGTTAGGGCTGGTCGTGGTGCTCCACCTGCTCCTGTCTTGTGGAGGATTCTACTATTTGTACACTGGCAGAATGGTAACCTCCACCCTTGAATCTAGCATTGATGTCAGTACTGAAGATGATCATAATAGTCCTTTGTTTGAAGAACAACAGTTGCCAATGGAAGCTTTTTGTGTAAATTACCTTTATAGTTTATTATGCTTTTTGAAAATTCATGTATGTTGTTCTAGAAAACAGTTAGGACACTTCACTATTAAAGGAATTAAATTACTTattcaaatgctttttttttttttaatgactaaTAACATGATTAATAACATCCTCTCTTTGTTGCTAATTTCTGTTAGATCTCTCCACTTGATTCTGCGAAACCCAATGAGGAGGGCAAAAGTAGgtaaactttattttttcttaaatCACAGTTTTTCAGAATCACTTTGgctcaattaattaattaactgaCTAATTAATATTAGAATTATCTAAACTGTAAATGCAATTGTCACCACTGTTTAATGACTGCACAAACTCGATTGGTTGGCTGGTAAAATCGTAATTCCTATTTCATTATCATCATCTGGACTTGAACATTTTGCAGACATCAACATTCCGTATGCTTAATATGTAATATTCATGTTTGTCTGACTTGAATTTTGATATCGAATGGATAATTTCGCATGTGATGGCTTTCGACCTTACAATCAAGAATTGAGCCAAAGCGATCGAGAAACGCATTAACATCTCCATTGTTAACATGGTTTTACACCCGGTCAAACCTCCTCGACCTAGgttgaaaaaaaatgaacactACTGTTTTCCTTCGCAGTTTCCGCTCAAACTTCCGAGCGGCGCTCAGAGAAAGCGTCCCCCAAGGTCATGGCGGGCATGACAGTCAAGAGACCGAGCGATGCTATGAGCACACCTTCgcgtagtggtggtggtgagttagccccccccccccccttcactgtaagcgtctttgggtcattgaaaagcgctatataaatataatgaattattattattattattattattattattaaacataatTATCCGATACGGCAGCAGcctgcaaaataaatatttctttCCCTTTCCATAATCAAATGCAAATTGAAACGATTTTAAGTCATCTGTGATTCATACTTGCAGTGCAATACCTGCAGTGGAACATGGATCACTCCATTCTGAAGAACGTAGGCTACTACTGGGCCAGCTGGCTGAAGGTGCAGCAGCCCGGAGACTACTACGTCTACGCCCGGGTCAGCTTCTCCAGGGGAGGCAAGCCGGGCATGCCCCTGGTCAGCATGGTCAGACGGAAGCACAACGAGACGGGCAAGCCCCATGACGTGATGAAGGCATATTGCAGCCTGGGGAACCACAACACGGGCCAGTGCACGGCCTCACAGGGGCAGGTACTGAGCCTGCAGGTGGGGAACCTGCTGGCCGTGTGGGTGGAGAACCACAAATGGGTAGACTACGAGAGAGGAGCCACCACGTTTGGAATGTTTAAGCTGTAGGAGGACGCCTCCTAGCGCTTTGTAACGTCCGGTCTGTGGTGTCCAATAGGAGGGGACATCAACTATTTATAAAGACGTGATGAATGCAATTTTATGGCTAAGCAATGTAGGAGCTTCttgctcttttttttaatggataCCTAATACCAGATGAtgtatattttaatttatttataagaAGTGCTTTTCATTTTATGAGAaaggatgtttattttattttattatatttataaatgtgtgtttgatctAAAAGCCCAGTCGTTGTTTTTCTTTAAACATGTGAAAACCGAATTAAAATACAGTGACAAACAGTCATAGTCAACTGAAGTTGGCTCACTAAACACAGATTACAAACCAATATGGATAAATGCCCCCATGCAAGTTTTCTCTGGGGCAGAGCACATTTTAAAATAAGCGTTGTAAGACACTTGAGACATGTGAATAGAATTGATACTTAATTGTCCATGGTCTCATTCCAGTATTACTAATCTCCTCAGTTTACCTTCAGTTTCAATATGCAGACCTTACACCCTCAAAAAGCTATTTCATCTACAAAAAGTCCTTTGTCAACTTTACTAAAACAATTAATTGTAAGACGTTAATAAATAGTGGAAGGCTCAAACCCGTCTAAAACTGCAGAAGCCTCTTTCTCTAGCGAGGGGGTAGCGGTGTAGAAGTGATGCATGCACAGGAAGTCCTGAGCTGTAGTCGGCTCAGCTACCTACTCTTTGTGTGACTAGCGAGCTGTGATGGGTTTTCAATTGAACATGCACGTCGCTTACTACGGCTACACTGATCCCTTTATGTATAATCTAAGAGACACAATCCATAGGATTCATTTGCTTTTCTTTGtaatttgttttattaaaaGAATGGCCATAATGACACATGATGTAGGGTAGAGAGTCTACAAAAAAAGCATTACAATACTGGTAACAATAGGATTTGCATAGAAcaattttcttttcaaaatAGCCCAAAGCTCTACTGGACACGTGGGGGTTCTTGATAAACAATGTGGACGtacttgacccccccccacaaactccTCTGTTCCACTAAGTGCTCACTGAGGTTACTTTGACCTTAAACACAACAGCAAAGGAGAACGCATAGGTC
The DNA window shown above is from Gadus chalcogrammus isolate NIFS_2021 chromosome 10, NIFS_Gcha_1.0, whole genome shotgun sequence and carries:
- the cd40lg gene encoding CD40 ligand encodes the protein MTPHWRATESLSSTTMINTYQTSAFPPQPPPRHTSLPAEHLAPRRGPTRAVVRVLGLVVVLHLLLSCGGFYYLYTGRMISPLDSAKPNEEGKISAQTSERRSEKASPKVMAGMTVKRPSDAMSTPSRSGGVQYLQWNMDHSILKNVGYYWASWLKVQQPGDYYVYARVSFSRGGKPGMPLVSMVRRKHNETGKPHDVMKAYCSLGNHNTGQCTASQGQVLSLQVGNLLAVWVENHKWVDYERGATTFGMFKL